From a region of the Synechococcus sp. PCC 7335 genome:
- a CDS encoding HypC/HybG/HupF family hydrogenase formation chaperone, translating into MCLAVPGKIISIEGEDLDRTGKVSFSGILKTVSLAYVPEAQIGDYVVVHVGFAISKLDIQAAEETLYYLEQIDMTAQV; encoded by the coding sequence ATGTGCCTAGCCGTTCCTGGAAAAATTATCAGCATTGAGGGTGAAGATCTCGATCGCACAGGGAAAGTCAGCTTTAGCGGCATTCTCAAAACTGTGAGCCTTGCCTACGTTCCTGAAGCGCAGATAGGCGACTATGTTGTGGTGCATGTCGGGTTTGCTATTAGCAAATTAGACATTCAGGCAGCGGAAGAGACGCTGTACTATCTCGAACAAATCGATATGACAGCTCAGGTATAA
- the hypA gene encoding hydrogenase maturation nickel metallochaperone HypA, producing the protein MHEVSLMQSALNLAIEQIEQAGAQKIHRLELHVGELSGVVPDALMFAFDVVSTGTPAEGAELLIKTVPTQCYCDRCDRLFHPTSWVFNCPRCQQISTDIRQGQDLQLASLEVS; encoded by the coding sequence ATGCACGAAGTTAGCCTCATGCAATCCGCACTAAATCTTGCCATAGAACAGATCGAACAAGCAGGCGCCCAAAAAATTCATCGCCTTGAGCTGCACGTAGGAGAACTCTCTGGAGTCGTGCCCGATGCACTGATGTTTGCCTTTGATGTGGTCAGTACGGGGACGCCGGCTGAAGGGGCTGAGCTGTTGATCAAAACGGTACCGACGCAGTGCTATTGTGATCGCTGTGATCGCCTATTTCATCCAACTAGTTGGGTTTTTAACTGCCCGCGCTGTCAGCAGATCAGCACTGACATTCGCCAGGGACAAGACCTACAGCTCGCTTCCCTAGAAGTCTCGTAA
- a CDS encoding hydrogenase maturation protease, producing MVTTSIQTNRDSVSKNALSAPTTERKATHTIPAASQPRFLVIGYGNELRGDDAVGPKVATAVAKWQLSAVKTLAVHQLTPDLASDVSRADYVIFVDACGGEHCARTVQLEPIVGERVPNSLPRSTSHSGDPWILLNLTRQVYSHSPQAWLLQIPTESFNFGDALSSTAQSGYDLAVRTIEHFLQTYQ from the coding sequence ATGGTGACTACCTCTATTCAGACAAATCGTGACTCTGTTAGCAAAAATGCTCTGAGTGCTCCTACAACTGAGCGCAAGGCCACCCATACTATTCCAGCAGCCTCTCAGCCTCGGTTTTTGGTCATTGGCTACGGCAATGAGCTGCGAGGCGACGATGCTGTGGGTCCCAAAGTCGCCACAGCTGTAGCCAAGTGGCAGCTTAGCGCAGTTAAGACCTTGGCGGTACATCAGCTTACGCCCGATCTAGCCAGCGATGTGTCTCGCGCTGACTACGTTATTTTTGTCGATGCCTGCGGCGGTGAACACTGTGCTAGAACCGTTCAGCTAGAGCCAATTGTGGGCGAGCGCGTGCCCAATTCACTGCCGCGCAGCACGTCTCACAGCGGTGATCCTTGGATATTACTCAACCTCACCCGTCAAGTCTATAGCCACTCTCCCCAAGCCTGGCTGTTGCAGATTCCGACTGAGAGCTTTAACTTTGGAGACGCACTCTCTTCGACTGCTCAAAGCGGCTACGATCTGGCCGTCAGAACTATCGAGCACTTCTTGCAAACCTACCAGTAA
- a CDS encoding oxidoreductase has product MTRLKFATVWLGGCSGCHMSFLDLDEWLFELVNQVDVVYSPFADIKTYPEGVDVVLVEGAIANQDHLETIHRVRDRTQYLVSFGDCAVTGNVTAMRNTLGNPIDGPIGNPSGNAEAVLNRAYLETATQPQHPGGDLVPALLDRVLPVHQVVPVDCYLPGCPPDAERIKAVLAPLLKGERPVMTGPKMIQFG; this is encoded by the coding sequence ATGACTCGACTCAAGTTTGCAACTGTCTGGCTAGGGGGATGCTCTGGCTGCCATATGTCTTTCTTAGATTTAGATGAATGGCTCTTTGAGCTAGTGAACCAGGTAGATGTGGTGTATAGTCCCTTTGCCGATATCAAGACTTATCCCGAAGGGGTGGATGTGGTGTTAGTAGAAGGCGCGATCGCCAATCAGGATCATCTCGAGACAATTCATCGAGTACGTGATCGCACCCAATATCTCGTATCTTTTGGAGATTGCGCGGTGACGGGCAACGTGACTGCTATGAGAAACACATTAGGTAATCCAATCGACGGCCCAATCGGCAATCCATCGGGCAACGCCGAAGCTGTCCTCAATCGCGCTTATCTAGAAACCGCTACTCAGCCGCAGCACCCTGGAGGAGATCTAGTGCCTGCTCTGTTGGATCGGGTTTTGCCAGTTCATCAGGTCGTCCCGGTAGACTGCTATCTGCCGGGGTGTCCGCCAGACGCCGAGCGGATTAAGGCCGTATTAGCACCGCTTCTGAAAGGGGAGCGGCCTGTGATGACAGGCCCAAAGATGATTCAATTTGGGTAG
- a CDS encoding Ni/Fe hydrogenase subunit alpha, with the protein MTNRIVIDPVTRIEGHAKISIYLDEQGEVSDARFHVTEFRGFEKFCEGRPFWEMPGITARICGICPVSHLLASAKAGDRLLAVEIPPAAEKLRRLMNLGQIIQSHALSFFHLSSPDLLLGWESDPAGRNIFGLMAAEPELARGGIRLRQFGQLLIDYLGGRKIHPAWAVPGGVRSCLSAEHKAEIQSRLPEAKEIILRVLARFRRLLENLQEEAHIFGNFPSLFMGLVTADGTWEHYDGWLRFVDSGGNIIADRLDPADYTDWIGERVQSDSYLKSPYYKPLGYPDRDDLCRLKSGLYRVGPLARLNICDRIGTPLAEQELQHFRKHSESTNGIVNSSFFYHYARLIEILTCLERIECGLADADLQSERLRSRADVNRLEAVGVGEAPRGTLFHHYKIDETGLLTQVNLIIATGQNNLAMNRTVAQIARHYIHDDTIPEPVLNRVEAGIRAFDPCLSCSTHAAGQMALQIELVDAKGQQLDQLFR; encoded by the coding sequence GTGACCAACAGAATTGTGATCGATCCGGTCACGCGCATTGAGGGCCATGCCAAAATCTCTATCTATTTAGATGAACAGGGTGAGGTCAGCGATGCGCGATTTCACGTCACTGAATTTCGCGGCTTCGAGAAGTTTTGCGAGGGGCGGCCCTTTTGGGAAATGCCAGGAATTACCGCGCGGATCTGTGGGATTTGTCCGGTTAGTCATTTGCTAGCTTCCGCTAAAGCGGGTGATCGCTTGCTGGCCGTAGAGATTCCCCCTGCAGCGGAAAAGCTGCGTAGACTGATGAACCTAGGCCAAATTATTCAGTCGCACGCGCTGAGCTTTTTTCATCTCAGCAGTCCAGATTTACTCTTGGGCTGGGAGAGCGATCCGGCTGGGCGCAATATCTTTGGACTGATGGCGGCAGAGCCAGAACTGGCCAGAGGCGGAATTCGGCTGCGGCAGTTTGGCCAGCTACTAATTGACTATCTGGGCGGACGTAAGATTCATCCGGCCTGGGCGGTGCCGGGGGGCGTCCGGTCTTGTCTTTCTGCTGAACACAAAGCTGAGATTCAGTCGCGGCTGCCTGAAGCTAAAGAGATTATTTTGCGGGTGCTAGCACGCTTTCGGCGGCTGTTAGAAAATCTGCAAGAAGAAGCTCATATTTTTGGCAATTTTCCCAGTTTGTTTATGGGACTGGTGACGGCTGATGGTACCTGGGAGCATTACGATGGGTGGCTGCGCTTTGTAGACAGCGGCGGCAATATTATCGCCGATCGGCTAGACCCGGCTGACTATACCGATTGGATTGGCGAAAGAGTACAGTCTGACTCCTACCTAAAATCTCCATACTATAAGCCGCTTGGCTATCCAGATCGAGACGATCTCTGTCGGCTAAAGAGCGGTTTGTACCGGGTAGGGCCGCTAGCAAGACTGAATATTTGTGACCGCATTGGCACGCCGCTAGCTGAGCAAGAACTCCAGCACTTCCGAAAGCACAGCGAATCGACAAACGGAATCGTCAACAGCTCCTTCTTTTATCACTATGCTCGCCTGATTGAAATTTTGACCTGTTTGGAGAGAATTGAGTGCGGGCTAGCCGATGCGGATCTGCAAAGTGAGCGATTGCGATCGCGCGCAGACGTCAACCGACTCGAAGCCGTCGGTGTTGGCGAAGCGCCTAGAGGCACGCTTTTCCACCATTACAAAATCGACGAAACCGGGCTACTCACGCAGGTCAATTTAATTATCGCTACCGGGCAAAACAATTTGGCGATGAACCGCACCGTCGCCCAGATCGCTCGCCACTACATCCACGACGACACCATTCCAGAACCAGTGCTTAACCGAGTAGAAGCGGGAATTCGGGCCTTCGATCCTTGCCTGAGCTGCTCTACTCATGCGGCTGGGCAGATGGCGCTACAGATTGAGCTAGTCGATGCCAAAGGCCAGCAGCTGGACCAGCTCTTTCGCTAG
- the hoxU gene encoding bidirectional hydrogenase complex protein HoxU, protein MAVQTLTINNRLVSARPGETLLDAAKEADIHIPTLCYLDGLSTVGACRLCLVEIEGTGKLLPACATSAVEGMVVQTHTEQLQRYRRLIIEMLLAEGNHVCAVCVSNGNCELQDLAVEIGVDHVGLAYQFPDRQVDISHERFGLDHNRCVLCTRCIRACDELEGAHTWDMAGRGRTSHIISDLAQPWGTSDSCTACGKCVNACPTGALFTRGSTAAEMVHNRDQLSLIAHTRHRREKTP, encoded by the coding sequence ATGGCAGTCCAAACGCTTACTATTAATAATCGGCTCGTTAGCGCCAGACCGGGCGAGACGCTGTTAGACGCAGCAAAAGAAGCTGATATCCATATTCCAACGCTGTGTTATCTAGACGGACTCTCCACAGTGGGCGCCTGTCGACTGTGCCTAGTAGAGATAGAAGGAACAGGAAAACTTTTGCCCGCCTGTGCGACTAGCGCCGTAGAAGGCATGGTGGTACAAACGCATACGGAGCAGCTGCAGCGCTATCGGCGCCTGATTATCGAGATGCTATTGGCTGAGGGCAACCATGTCTGCGCGGTGTGTGTCTCTAATGGTAATTGCGAGCTACAAGATTTGGCGGTCGAGATAGGTGTTGACCACGTGGGATTGGCCTACCAGTTTCCTGACCGACAGGTAGATATCTCTCACGAGCGGTTTGGCCTAGACCACAATCGCTGTGTGCTCTGCACCCGATGCATTCGAGCCTGCGATGAGCTAGAAGGCGCGCATACTTGGGATATGGCTGGTCGAGGGCGGACTTCTCATATTATTAGCGACTTGGCTCAGCCTTGGGGCACATCTGATAGCTGCACTGCCTGCGGCAAATGTGTGAATGCCTGCCCTACGGGAGCGCTATTTACTAGAGGATCAACGGCAGCCGAAATGGTGCATAACCGCGACCAACTCAGTCTGATTGCTCATACTCGCCATCGCAGAGAGAAAACCCCATGA
- a CDS encoding sulfite exporter TauE/SafE family protein, with amino-acid sequence MSDIFLYLLLGLSAGVVSGLIGIGGGVIIVPALIFGFGFAQHDAQGTTLAMLVPPVGLLAAWTYYRQGYVNFQVAALLCVGFFIGGLLGAKLATTLPNVLLEKVFGAAMLAIALKMIFAR; translated from the coding sequence ATGAGCGATATCTTTCTGTACCTACTGTTAGGGCTGTCTGCTGGTGTTGTGAGTGGCTTAATTGGTATCGGCGGAGGCGTTATTATCGTCCCTGCACTAATCTTCGGGTTTGGATTCGCACAACACGATGCTCAGGGCACAACCCTGGCCATGCTGGTCCCGCCGGTGGGTTTACTGGCTGCATGGACATACTACCGACAAGGATACGTCAATTTTCAGGTGGCAGCACTTCTATGTGTGGGCTTTTTTATCGGAGGGTTGCTGGGGGCAAAGCTGGCGACTACTCTGCCCAACGTACTTCTAGAAAAGGTCTTTGGCGCGGCAATGCTGGCGATCGCGCTCAAAATGATTTTTGCTCGGTAG
- a CDS encoding CBS domain-containing protein yields the protein MLTVRDIMTRPVVVIRDTASVANAIWLMRVKRVRSLIVEKSYKGPPCGILTEKDIVYNVIAKGDNPGFVLVGDIMRHPCIQLSVDATLQEAAQLLSDTGVHRAPVVQHGELLGIVSVTDILDKGSLPAPPHDELSRRIRDALQHARIIDDDEASIQQECDIAWQVLEDMKKGSTVSA from the coding sequence ATGCTAACGGTCAGAGATATTATGACTCGCCCTGTTGTCGTCATTCGCGATACGGCATCGGTGGCCAATGCAATTTGGTTAATGCGCGTGAAAAGAGTGCGATCGCTAATTGTAGAGAAAAGCTATAAAGGTCCGCCCTGCGGCATCTTGACCGAAAAAGATATTGTCTATAACGTGATTGCGAAAGGAGATAATCCGGGCTTTGTTCTAGTGGGCGATATCATGCGTCACCCTTGCATTCAGCTGTCGGTAGACGCAACCCTGCAAGAAGCCGCTCAGCTGCTGTCGGATACGGGTGTCCATCGCGCTCCGGTGGTTCAACATGGAGAGCTGTTGGGCATTGTTTCAGTCACGGACATTCTCGACAAAGGCAGTCTGCCCGCGCCTCCTCATGACGAGCTATCTAGGCGAATCCGAGATGCCTTGCAGCACGCACGCATCATTGATGACGACGAAGCCAGCATTCAGCAGGAATGTGACATTGCTTGGCAGGTGCTAGAAGATATGAAAAAAGGCTCAACTGTTTCGGCATAG
- the hypB gene encoding hydrogenase nickel incorporation protein HypB, producing the protein MCRQCGCNQTPSASTDTGSTDPVRQTLHLQAQVLAKNTQYADHNRALFSHLLAVNVLSSPGAGKTTLLQQLLKRDNLLSAVGIRPGVIVGDLATERDAERLHQAGIQARQITTGNLCHLEASSVAKAAHQLDLATLDFLVIENVGNLVCPAAYDLGEDLRIVVMSVTEGEDKPLKYPTTFKLAQVVVISKIDLAAAVEFDREETLRHLHQIAPQAVVFELSAKTGEGMRDLADYLRQAIADQHNKVKTDSVSITSRAASPMISQRL; encoded by the coding sequence ATGTGTAGACAATGTGGATGTAATCAAACACCGTCAGCCTCGACTGATACAGGCTCGACTGATCCGGTGCGGCAGACTTTGCACCTTCAAGCGCAGGTGCTAGCCAAAAATACTCAATATGCCGATCACAACCGAGCGTTGTTTAGCCATTTACTCGCTGTCAATGTATTGTCTTCTCCAGGTGCAGGCAAAACGACGCTGCTTCAGCAACTGCTGAAACGAGACAATTTGCTATCGGCGGTAGGCATTCGCCCAGGAGTTATCGTCGGCGATTTGGCCACCGAACGCGATGCCGAAAGGCTGCATCAAGCTGGCATCCAAGCGCGGCAAATTACCACCGGAAATCTCTGCCACTTAGAGGCTAGCAGCGTGGCCAAAGCCGCCCATCAGCTAGATTTGGCGACGCTCGATTTTCTCGTAATTGAAAATGTCGGAAACCTGGTGTGTCCTGCGGCCTACGATCTAGGTGAGGATCTAAGAATTGTGGTGATGTCGGTGACTGAAGGCGAAGACAAGCCGCTGAAATATCCAACCACATTTAAGTTGGCTCAGGTCGTGGTGATCAGCAAAATTGATCTGGCCGCCGCCGTTGAGTTTGACCGGGAAGAAACGCTACGTCATCTTCATCAGATTGCGCCACAGGCAGTCGTGTTTGAGCTTTCGGCCAAGACGGGAGAAGGTATGAGAGACTTGGCGGATTATCTCCGGCAGGCGATCGCAGACCAGCACAATAAAGTTAAAACAGATAGCGTCTCTATCACCAGTCGTGCTGCCAGTCCTATGATCAGCCAGAGACTTTAG
- a CDS encoding IS6 family transposase: MFRCKRCRRTFNQRTDTPFNFVEVPTDIIFQVLLCRVRYKLSYRDVAEFFLLRGFQFTHETARDWEERFLPHFTEQIRTKRKGKVGKLWMIDETYVKVCGQWCYLYRGIDEDGNLVDVRLSKTRDMAGTKAFFAQAIDLHEDAPDKVATDGLASYPRAIEEDLGEKVQHEVRPCTANPVEQSHRRIKRRYYPTLGFGEFEAAQRFCRAVDEVGNFLRPRSRMAEFVCLGDRRAQLLKGVEELEDLFQAS, encoded by the coding sequence ATGTTTCGCTGCAAACGCTGTCGCCGGACGTTCAATCAGCGCACAGATACGCCATTTAATTTTGTGGAAGTCCCAACAGACATTATCTTCCAGGTGTTGCTCTGCCGCGTCCGCTATAAGCTCAGCTATCGGGATGTGGCTGAGTTCTTTTTGCTTAGAGGCTTTCAGTTTACCCACGAAACTGCAAGGGATTGGGAGGAACGTTTCCTACCTCATTTTACAGAGCAGATTAGAACAAAGCGAAAGGGCAAAGTCGGCAAATTATGGATGATTGACGAGACTTACGTGAAAGTCTGTGGGCAGTGGTGCTACCTCTACCGAGGCATTGATGAAGATGGCAATCTGGTAGACGTTCGCCTTAGCAAAACTCGCGACATGGCTGGCACCAAAGCCTTCTTTGCTCAAGCCATCGATCTGCACGAGGACGCTCCTGACAAGGTCGCGACCGATGGCTTAGCATCTTACCCACGGGCGATTGAAGAAGACTTAGGTGAGAAAGTTCAGCATGAAGTCCGCCCCTGCACAGCCAATCCAGTTGAACAAAGTCATCGGCGCATCAAACGCCGCTATTATCCAACCCTGGGGTTCGGTGAGTTTGAGGCTGCGCAGAGATTTTGCAGAGCAGTCGATGAAGTTGGCAACTTCCTGAGGCCTCGTAGCCGAATGGCAGAATTCGTGTGCCTTGGCGATCGCAGAGCGCAGTTACTGAAGGGAGTTGAAGAATTGGAAGATCTGTTCCAAGCTTCCTAA
- a CDS encoding putative molybdenum carrier protein, with protein sequence MLITRIISGCQTGVDRAAVDTAIELGIQHGGWVPKGRTAEDGELNHQYHVRETPSPDVNLRTEWNVRDSDATLIISSGQLTGGSRFTQQMAHQYKRPLLHIDLVKLSIPEAVEQIIQWLYSTQVGTLNIAGPRRSEDSEIYQRTKVLLRTVLLLGKIERYCPFC encoded by the coding sequence GTGCTAATCACAAGAATCATTTCTGGGTGCCAAACTGGTGTTGATCGAGCTGCTGTTGACACTGCAATTGAATTGGGAATCCAACACGGTGGATGGGTTCCAAAGGGGCGAACCGCAGAGGATGGAGAACTCAACCATCAGTATCATGTCAGGGAAACACCTAGCCCCGATGTCAACTTGCGTACCGAATGGAATGTAAGAGATTCTGATGCAACGCTGATCATTTCAAGTGGACAACTGACGGGTGGCTCTAGGTTCACCCAGCAGATGGCACATCAGTACAAAAGACCTTTACTTCATATTGATCTTGTCAAACTGTCAATTCCTGAAGCTGTGGAGCAAATCATTCAGTGGCTATATTCGACTCAAGTTGGCACTTTGAACATTGCAGGACCACGACGCTCAGAAGATTCTGAAATCTATCAGAGGACAAAAGTATTATTGCGTACAGTTTTGCTCTTAGGAAAGATCGAAAGGTATTGTCCTTTTTGTTAA